The Candidatus Nitrospira nitrificans genomic sequence AACCAGCTGGTTGGCCAACTCAACCTCGGAGGGCAGTCTCTTTAACGCCTCTTCGGACAAATCAATGCCTTCATGTCTGGCCTCTGCAATCAAATCAAAATCCTGTTGCCGTACTCGATCCAGTTCTCCTTGGATGGTTAAAGATTCTTGATAAGCGAGGATCGCCTGCCGGATGTTCCAGCCGATCCCCATCACAAGCACGATGCAGATGCTGATCAGGGCCGCGCGGAGCGGAACGACCGCCGGACGATAACGGCGGCTTAGGTTGATCCTGAACTGATCATCGGCACCGCGCAACAACGGCATTGACTTGAGCGGCTCGAGGAACCGAGCAACTGAGGAACTCATGATCGCCATACTAGAGCACTCCAGCCATCGCGGCCAACGATGTCATCCCTCGATCGCTCCCTGAGGCCACCCGACCAAGGGCCTCGATCGAGTCCCAAGCCAGCTGTTCGACTGATAGGCGTAGCTCGGTCTCAACCAATTCCTGAAAGGCCGAAATATCTCCGTCCGCACAAATCACGGCTTCCGTCACAACCTCCGAGGGATGTTGCTGTTGACAGATCTCCAACGATGCGCCGCATTCTTCAAGAATCTTATTCAGCATGTCTGGCTTCGTCAGCGCGTCAGTCGTCTCAGCCCCCAGAAGCTTGCACCGGTAGAGCAGCAGACGGCCGTGGTGGCAAATCATGGTCGTCAAGGCTCGATCCGCCACGCTGACCCACAGACAGTCTCGACTTCGCCAATGCGATGCACTCGACGCCCTTCTCCATAGATCAAAGACCCATAGGCTCGTGACCCCCACCTCCTGGGGAATCAACCCGACAGACTCACACAGAGATTCATACTGCTTCAGCACCGACTCCTGAACCGCCACCGTCAGCACCGTATGGGATGGCCCTTTACCTCCCGATCGATCATGAAAAACCTGAGACGACACCTTCGCGCCGCTCAATGGGAACAGCTGCTCTTGACCAAACCGCCAACGAATCAAGGCCTCTCTTTCCTCGCGCCTGACAGGGAGCTTTTCAAAGTGCAGGATGGTCGTCCTGACTACCGTGTCAGGCAGCAACAGGGCAATGCGTTGTGGAAGATCAGAACGGATTGCTCCCCCGACGGACTGGCGAACCGAGTCCGGACCGGTCAGGGCGCGAATACGATCGGCCAATGCTGAAGGATCCTGGACGTTCTCCTCAGTCGGAGAGGGTTTGATCATGCCATCGGCAAGCAGAGACATGACGCACGTGTGTCGACGCTGTCCACGCCAGCTTCGCTCAGTTTCGGCCCACGCGATCGAATCGGGTCCAAACTTCAAGCACCGTTGTGGTCGACTACTGGCCCATTCCCACATCACATTACCCTTCCTCGGTGAAGGTTACACGATTGATCTCTCGCAACGACGTCTCGCCGTTCAACACTTTTTTCAACGCCGACTGTCGCAGCGTAAGCATTCCATCGGTCACGGCCCGATATCGAATTTCCGCGAGCGGCCGCTCGGCATGAATCATTTCTTTGATTTCATCCGTCAGATTGAGAAACTCCGTGATGCATTTTCTTCCGCGGTACCCGGTCCCATGGCATTGCGGGCACCCCTTGCCTTCATAGAAGAGCGTCTCCCTGTATTGCTCATAATCCAAGCCTGATTCCTCAATGAGGGTCTGCTGTGCTTTGACGGGAGTCCGGCAGGACGGACACAGAATTCGGACAAGCCGCTGCGCCAACACGCAGTTGAGAGCAGCCAGAAAATTGTAGGCGTCGATCCCCATCGACGCGAACCGCCCGATGACGTCGAACACATTGTTCGCATGCACCGTCGTCAGAACAAGATGACCGGTCAGGGCCGATTGGATCGCGATCTGCGCCGTCTCGGCATCACGAATTTCGCCGACCATGATCTTATCGGGATCATGACGAAGTATGGACCGAAGACCACGCGCGAACGTGACGCCTTTTTTTTCATTGACGGGAATCTGCACCACTCCCGAGAGTTGGTATTCGACGGGATCTTCGATCGTAATCAGCTTGTCTTCGAGCGTGTTCATCTCCGATATGGCGGCGTACAGTGTCGTCGTCTTTCCGCTTCCCGTTGGCCCGGTTACCAATACCATGCCGTGGGGGCGAGTAATCGCTTTCCGAAATCGCTTCAGATCTTCGGGATTAAACCCGATCCGTTCGAGCTTCAGGGCCGACACTCCGGTCGCAATGGAGTCCCGATCCAATATTCGAATCACGACCGACTCGCCGAAGACGCTGGGCAGAATGGAGACACGAAAATCCACCGTCTTTCGATCCAGTCTCATGCGGAAGCTTCCGTCCTGGGGGACCCGACGTTCGGCAATATCAAGCTCCGACATGACCTTCAAACGGGACACTAACGGGGCGTGCAATCGAATATCCAGCGGCTCCATGGCCGGAATCAGGATGCCGTCGACACGAAGTTTGACTTTGGTCGCGCGATCCGCGGCTTCAATGTGGATGTCGCTGGCGCGGCGCTGCATCGCACTCAACAAGATGGAGTCCAGCAGCTTCACGGCCGGGCTTTGCTCTTCCCCTGCATGATCGAGAGTGGGAACTTCTTCTCCTCGATCATCTTCTTTTACCAAGATCGAGCGATATTCCGCTTCCAGCTCCCGCAGCGCTTGACTCGATCCTTCACTGCGTTCCAGTGCCGCCAGAATTGCGCTCTTGGAGCTGACGACTCGATCCAGCGGCTTTCCGATGAGGAGTTCCAATTCGTCGAATCCAAGCCGGTTTTGCGGGTCGGCAACGGCAATCGTGAGGGTTCCCGAACACCCAGCCATCGGCACAAAGGGGAATCGCTGCATCAACTTGATCGAGATGGTCTCGTAGTATCGCGGATCCACCCGAAAATCGGTCAGCGGATTATAGGGAAGAC encodes the following:
- a CDS encoding GspE/PulE family protein; its protein translation is MLRSLTRPSLSDVLVEQGILSRHTVEDALGRVKGAAAALGQTLISEGLLSEDQLAQAVAVQYGLPYNPLTDFRVDPRYYETISIKLMQRFPFVPMAGCSGTLTIAVADPQNRLGFDELELLIGKPLDRVVSSKSAILAALERSEGSSQALRELEAEYRSILVKEDDRGEEVPTLDHAGEEQSPAVKLLDSILLSAMQRRASDIHIEAADRATKVKLRVDGILIPAMEPLDIRLHAPLVSRLKVMSELDIAERRVPQDGSFRMRLDRKTVDFRVSILPSVFGESVVIRILDRDSIATGVSALKLERIGFNPEDLKRFRKAITRPHGMVLVTGPTGSGKTTTLYAAISEMNTLEDKLITIEDPVEYQLSGVVQIPVNEKKGVTFARGLRSILRHDPDKIMVGEIRDAETAQIAIQSALTGHLVLTTVHANNVFDVIGRFASMGIDAYNFLAALNCVLAQRLVRILCPSCRTPVKAQQTLIEESGLDYEQYRETLFYEGKGCPQCHGTGYRGRKCITEFLNLTDEIKEMIHAERPLAEIRYRAVTDGMLTLRQSALKKVLNGETSLREINRVTFTEEG
- a CDS encoding type IV pilus biogenesis protein PilM, with the protein product MSLLADGMIKPSPTEENVQDPSALADRIRALTGPDSVRQSVGGAIRSDLPQRIALLLPDTVVRTTILHFEKLPVRREEREALIRWRFGQEQLFPLSGAKVSSQVFHDRSGGKGPSHTVLTVAVQESVLKQYESLCESVGLIPQEVGVTSLWVFDLWRRASSASHWRSRDCLWVSVADRALTTMICHHGRLLLYRCKLLGAETTDALTKPDMLNKILEECGASLEICQQQHPSEVVTEAVICADGDISAFQELVETELRLSVEQLAWDSIEALGRVASGSDRGMTSLAAMAGVL
- a CDS encoding PilN domain-containing protein — protein: MSSSVARFLEPLKSMPLLRGADDQFRINLSRRYRPAVVPLRAALISICIVLVMGIGWNIRQAILAYQESLTIQGELDRVRQQDFDLIAEARHEGIDLSEEALKRLPSEVELANQLVGKRSFSWTQFLTELEQAIPPRLALSSVRLDQSGTTVRLTGTAAALEDITAFTVGLQDHATFKDPILAQHRVGQNGLVEFDVTVQYRRERT